The stretch of DNA TCGAACTGGCCCAGGAACGGCAGATCGAACTGCCGTCGATGGACGAGAAGGAGCTGTATCGCAAACTGCGACTGGGGTCCCACTTCGACAATCTGGTGGACTACCTGAGCGTATTCCGTCACACGCTCTCGGTCATGCAGGACGAAGAGGCCCTCGAACGCACGGCCTACGAGCTGGCGGAGGACAACGCCCAGGAGAATGTGCGCTGGCTGGAAGTGCGTTACAGCCCCATCCTGCATACGGACAAGGGTCTGGGCCTGCCCCAGGTGATGGATGCCGTGCTGCGCGGACTGAAGCGTGCCGAGCGCGACTACAACATCCGCTGCGGTGTGATCATCTGCGGAATCCGCAACATCAATCCGGGCACCTCGATCCGGCTGGCCGAACTGACCGTGGCCTACAAGAACCAGGGTGTGCTCGGATTTGATCTGGCCGGTGCCGAGGCCAACTTCCCGGCCAAGGATCACCGCGAAGCCTTTTATCTGATCCGCAAGAACAACATCAATTGTACCGTGCACGCGGGCGAGGCCTACGGACCCGACAGCATCCACCAGGCACTGCATCACCTGAACGCGCACCGCATCGGTCACGCCACCCGGCTGAAGGAAGATGGCGACCTGCTGAACTTCATGAACGACCACCGCATTCCGATCGAAGCCTGCCCCACAAGCAATGTGCAGACCCGGGTCTGTGAGACGCTGGGCGATCACCCGATCAAGTTCTATCTGGATGTGGGTCTGCGGGTGACGGTGAACACGGACAATCGCCTGATCAGCAATACCACCGTCACCGACGAACTCTTCCAGGTGGCCACCACCTTCGGGATGGACCGGGAAGACGTGCTGAAACTGATCACCAACGGCTTCAAGAGCGCCTTCCTGCCCTTCCGCGAAAAGCGCAGGATGATACAGGCCGTGCTGACCGAAGTGGGTTACGAGAACACCCTCGTCGGATACTGACGGATTCTGGCGGCTCTGAACGCGGCCGCCCGACACGCCCATGCATTGGACTGGCCTCCGGCCAGCCGTTGATTCGCGAGGCGTGATTCAGTGTCGTTCTGCCAGAACCAGATTGCACTTTCACCAGAGAAGAGGACCAGAGACATGAAGAAGACGATCGGGTTGTTCCTGCTGCTGCTTATGGCGGCAACCCGGCTCACGGCCCAACAGGCAGAATACCTCGTGATCAGCGAGGTGCGCTACTACGAAACCTCGGGCATCAACGAGGAATTCGTCGAACTGTACAACCCCACCAATGCCGCCATTGAGTTGAGCGGACACAAGATCCAGTACAAGTCCTCGACGGGCGTGAACTGGACCGACAAGACCACCTTCACCGCCAATGACGTGATCCAGGCCAAGGGATTCTATCTCTATGGTGGATCCGCCACGGTGCCGGTTCCCGACGTCTCCAGCGCCGCCACCCTGGGCCTGGGCAATTCGGGCGGACACGTGCGCCTGCTGAACAGCAGCCTGGTCGAACTGGACCGCGTGGCCTGGGGCGCGGCCGACTCGCCCGAAGGCACCGTGCTGGGATCACACGAACGCGGTGGCAGTTTCGAGCGCAAGGCCTTCGAGACGTCCACGGCCGCCAGCATGGAAGCCGGTGGTGCCGACGAGACCGAAGGCAATGGCTGGGACAGCGATGACAACTCCAGCGATTTCGTGATTCACAACAGTCTGGCCACCGCCAATCCCCAGAACGGCTCCAGCCCCATCGAACCGGATGTGCCCCTTGTGGACGGCAGCGGCACGGTGAGCGTGAGCCCCTCCAGCATCACGGCTCCCGGGCCGGCAAATCTTGCCTTCACCTTCACCGCGGGCGACACCCTGCTGACCACGGTGCAGATTGAGCTGCCCGCCGGCTGGAACTATCAGTCGGCGATGATTTCCGGCGCGGGTTTCTCCCAGGCCAATTTCATCGAAAACCCCAATGATGTGGTGGTGAATGCCGCTGCTCTCCAGGGTGCCGACACGGGCATTCTGACTCTGGTGGGTGTGACCGTTCCCACCACCTCGGGCAACTTCACGGTGCATGCCCGCACGGCCACCGCCGATGGCACACTGGCCGTGATCCAGGTGCAGCCCGTGGTGCAGGTGATTGGCGACCCGATTGACATCAGCGAACTGCACAACAACAATGGCGACGGCCTGCCCGTGCTGCTGGGCCAGGTGGTCGTGGTGCGCGGTGTGGTGACCCTGGCCAACGAGCTGGGCATTGCCGCCTACATGGAAGATGCCACCGGCGGCATCGTGGTCTACGACGCGACCTTCGCCGACGGCGTGAGCATCGGCGACGATGTCACCGTCATCGGCACGCTGACCCAGTTCAACGGTCTGGCCGAGCTGACCCCCGGCACGGTCATCGAGACGCACGCCACGGGTGTCGAGGTGGAACCCACCGCGGTCACCTGCCTGCAGATCTCCAATCAGGGAGCGAGTGGCGAACCCTACGAAGGCCGATTGGTGCAGCTCTACGGGGTGACGGTGGCCGGCACCGGCACCTGGGCGGGCAACACCAACTATGTGATCAGCGACGGCACGGGCAGCACCGAGCTGCGCATTGATTCCGACTGCACCCTGGTGGGCCTGCCCATCCCGGGTGACCCCTTCGACCTGATCGGCAATGTCAGCCAGTACGACTTCAGTGCTCCGCACACCAGTGGTTTCCAGGTGCTGCCGCGCTTCGCCAGCGACGTGATCCAGAGTGGTGGCCCCGGCATCAGCGGCGGCCCCTGGGAAAGCGGACATACCCAGAGTGGGCTGAGCATCTCCTGGACCACGACCCTGCCCGGTGCCAGCATCGTGACCTGGGGCCTGACCGAAGCCCACGAGATTGACAGCCTGGTCTACGAGAACAGCACCACCCAGCACAGCGTGGACATTGCCGATCTGGACCCCGCCACCGCATACCATGTGCGCGTGGGCGCCGTCGATGTGAGCGGCTCGAGCATGACCAGCGACTTCCTGGTATCCACGGTGTCTCCGTCCTCCAGCCCCGGCACGATGGAGGTCTTCTTCACCAAGGATGTCGAGAGCGAGTACGCCCTGCCCGGCAACGAGGCCAACGGCAACCACGACATGATCGGCGAGATCGTCAACCTGATCGATGGCGCCGAGACCAGCCTGGACTGTGCGCTGTACAGCCTGAACATCAATGCGGTTCTGGATGCCATCGTCGATGCCCACGATCGCGGAGTGGCCGTGCGCTTCATCTACGATTCGGATCACGACCAGGGTGAAGTGGCCCAGATCGCGAATGCCGGTGTCACGGTCATTGACAACAGTTTCGGCAGCAACGGCGCGCAGGGCATCCAGCACAACAAGTTCCTGATCGTGGACGCCGCCGACGAGGATCCCTCCAACGACCGCGTCTGGATGGGCGGGATGAATTTCATTGACACGCCCAGCAACGGCATCTACGCCAAGGACAATGCGATCCTGATCGCCGACCAGGCCATCGCGCGCACCTACACCCTCGAGTTCAACGAGATGTGGGGCAGCGACACCATGACCCCCAATGCCGCCAACTCCCGTTTTGGCGAGTTCAAGACCAACAACACGCCCCATCATTTCGTGGTGGGCGGGCGCCAGGTGGAAGTCTGGTTCAGCCAGGGCGATTTCGTCTCACAGCAGATGCGCAACCTGATCGCCACCGCCGATCACAGTCTGTACTTCAATATTCTCTCGTTCACCCTGAACGATGTGAACTACGCCATGCGCGACCGATTCGAGGATGCGGGCGTGGCCGTGCGCGGCAACTTCGATGATCAGGGCGACCAGTTCAGCGAGTGGACCGACATGCTGGCCTGGGGTGCCGACATTCACACCGATGCCGGCCCCGGCATCCTGCACAGCAAGTACCTGATCGTGGACGCTGAGCACGCCGACTCCGATCCCGCGGTCTGGACCGGCTCCTTCAACTGGAGCAGCGCCGCCGACAACATCAACGATGAGAATGTGGTGGTGGTGCACGACGAGCTGATCGCCAACCAGTACCTCCAGGAATTCGCCAACGTGTACCACGACGCCGGCGGCACCGCCGACTTCGTGGTGGGCATCGAGGAACGTCCCGGGCGCCCCGTGGGCCTGAGCATCACGGATGTCTACCCCAACCCCTTCAACCCGCGCACCACGCTCGATTTCCAGCTCGAGCGCTCCGACATGCTGAGCGTGGAGATCTGCAACCTGCTGGGCCAGCGCGTGAGCCAGATCGATCTGGGCCTGACCCCCGCCGGCACCCACCAGCTGCCCCTGGACCTCTCGGCCCAGGCCAGCGGCATGTACCTGGTGCGCCTCAGCGGCGAGCGCCAGGGCAGCGCCGTGCGCAAGGTCATGCTGGTCAAGTAGACCTTTCCCCCAGCCAGACACAAAGCGCCCCGATCCTGCTGGATCGGGGCGCTTTCATCGCTGGCTTGTCAAAGCGAAGCGTGCCCAACAATCATCTTTTCGGCGAATACCGACTTCCCTTGCAACCCCTGCCTGGACAACAGCTTTTGAGTGCCTTGTTTGGTTGGCCGAACGACGATGGCTGAGGAATGGAATTACACATTCGGTATGAACAAACGATACTTGTAGCTGCGTTTCATCGTTTAGCCGCAGTGATAATGGCGCAAATCCATGACTGTGCCAGACAACTCCAGGGTCGAGAATGGCGACTGCAGACAGACCAGTTCCTGGTCATCCCCTGGCCGGAAAACCGGTCGTGGCACTCGATATCGAATGGGACGGATACGGGGTGCGTCAGTTGGGGCTGGCGGGGCCTGAGGGCAGTCGTCTCTTCGACTCGAAGGATGCAATCCAGCGAGTTCTCGCAGGACTCCAGGATAGAAAGCCACTTGTGATCGGGCACAACCTGTCACGTTGGGACCTGCCGCGTCTGAAACAATGGCTTCCGGAAATGGGTGACTGGCGATTTCCCGTGTTGGATACTCTCGATTGGCAGGTGGAACTGACTCCCTGGCGTCGCAATCTGGCGCTCAAAACACTGCACAGAGCGGACACGGATGCACTTAATGCCCTGGATCTGTTCGTCCGGCAACTTGGTGAGCTTGCCCGAGCAGGTGTGATCCAGCAAGGCACTCTTTCTCAAGCCGCCGAAGCCAGTGCGCATCTTCATGTGGATCACAGCGGACTTCTTGCACTGGCAGAACGACTGACAATTCTTCCGATCTTGCCACTGTCTCTGGATCAGCTGCTTGGACAGCCTGCCTCCGAAGAAAGTCTGGAACCCGAGGGAATCCATCCCTGGCTGGAGCGAGTACTGGAAGTTGTCCCGGCAGCCGATGTGTCAGATCGAGCAACAGCTCCCGCCATGTCAAGACTTGTCGTGCTTCCTCCTCATCTGATCCATGGTTTTGCCAGTCGGCGCCGTACGACGGTTCTCGGGAGCGCTGGCGATCTCTGTCTTCGGCTCTCGACAAGAGCCTGGCGAACATGGTCAACCGGACACAGCTTGTCTCTGCGGTCTATTCATCCAATGGCAGGAACTGAGCCAGGGCAAAGGGCAAACTGCATGGAATGCCCCGAAGAAGGATGCCCAGCGCATCCACAGCGACAAGCGCTGTGGTTGGTTGGATGGGATGAACTGGATTCCGGAGCAGTGCAGCACTTCCTGAGAACCAACACACCATCCAGCACACTTCAAGTGGGAGGTGACGCGGCCATACCAGGGACCCGGCAAGATCACGGGCGCATTGGAGAGGAACGACTCGGTGATACGGGCTTGCTGATAGGGTCCATCACTCTGGGACACGCCCCGGAACAGCGAATTCGTCTCTCGGCAGAAAAAGTCGATCAGCTCCTAAAATCGGATATGAACATTGTCAGCCATCAAAGGGAATGGTACTTGCAACGAGACCCATTGTGGGGATTTCGTCTCACGTCAACGTTGAAGGATCCAGAATCATTGGCCAGTCACATCGGGGCAGGTGCACCGGAGTCCATGAGTGCGCTTCTGAACTGGGCAGCCAGTGAGCGTGCTGAATTGCATTGCTTCCGGGAGACGGACGATCCAGATGCAAAGTCTCCGGCTCCAGTGCCCATATCGGCCGGCAGCCCCATGCGTGCGGACTACTGGCTTGGCGTGTTGCCCTGGTTGGGGAAGCTGCTGGGCGAAGTCCCGATACTGGTTCTCGTTCGCTTCACTGCGGATGTGGATGCGTTATGCACGGTTCTCAAGAACTGGCGTTCGTCATTGACCCTTGTGGACGAAACAGACCCGGCGGTCTTGATTCGCAGACTCAGGCGGAGCGGCACAGGTATCGCTGTACTGCCGATGTCCTGTCTGGACGAACTTCCGGGACTGGAGCCCGTGGGAATACGCTTGGTGTTCGAGTGCATCGATACCGAATGGCTTCCGTCCAATCGATCCATGCCGCTACCGGAGCCTTCACCAAGCGAAAGGGAAAGCCAGGATCTGCTGGACGCAACATCCGAGACCCTCATCGATACGGGACTGAACACGGAAACGGACCCAGTGCCAACGCATCACGTACTGCCATCGGGTTGGCGAAGGATCGGTGCCGAGAACTGGCTTCGTTGGGTGGGGCGTGTGTTGCAGGACTGGAATGCTGTCGGAGGAGCAGATGCCTGGGTCCTGGATTTTCGGCTGATTCGTGCGCCTCGGGTTGGAGTTGAGGTTGTCTTGCATGACACCATGGCACCATCACCAACACCAGATCTGAGGAATCTTGTGATGCAGGCCTTCAACCGGGATACACCTGTACGGAGTACTCCAGCAGTCCCTGAGGAAGTCTGGCGACCATTGCTCGAAAAGGCCTTCCTTGCGGGTCGTGGTGCAAACGGTGGACCCGGTAGCTTCAGAGATGAACAGATCGCCTACCTGCGACGCGTGATGGAAGGTGAACGGGATCAGATCGTCGCTCTTCCTACAGGAGGTGGGAAGTCGTTGATCTTTCAGTGTCCTGCCCTGCTGAAAGGATTCTGGAACGGCAGATTGAGCGTGGTCGTGGCTCCTCTTCGTGCCTTGATGACGGATCAGGTGGCCGCATTGATGAATCTGGGAATCGTGGGGGTGGTTGAAGCTGTCACGGGGGACCTTGATCCTTTCGAGCTGCAGGACATCTACCAGCGCATTGCCGGTGGCGAAATCTGGATGGTGTATGTCTCACCGGAGCGCTTTCGAAGCCGTGCATTCATGAAGTCTTTGAAGCAGCGGTTGAAACGCGATCAAGGAGCCCAGTACTGGGTCTTTGACGAAGCACATTGCATCAGTCAGTGGGGCCTTGATTTTCGCCCCGATTACTGTTCTGCGGCAAAAACTGCGGCAGATCTTCGTGATACGGGGGATCACAGAGCCCCAATCCTGTTGCTTTCAGCCACACTATCAGATCAGAGTCGGCAGGAGCTGGATCAAATCTTCGGGAAATCCGGAACATGATCGAGCACCCAACTCACCGTCCGGATCCCATTCCGGACCACTTGCGAATCGAAGTGCTGCGTGTTGATCACCGGACCGAGCCGAGCCTCGAGATACTTCACTCTCGATTGAAAGGAGTTGAGACCCCGATCAGGACCCCTGCGCATCTGCTGCATCGGCTGGACCATGTGTGCGACAGGTTGGGAGCAAACTTCAATCCTGCCACGAGCCGAGCCTTGCTGTTCGCGCGAACCCGTGCGCATACCATGGCATTCGCGGAATTGTTGAGGGCCATGTTCTCATCCAGAAATATGAGGCTCCTGGTTGCCGCATTCCATGCGGGTCTCTCCAGCGAAGAACGTCTAGAGTTGTACGAACAATTCCTCGATGGCCGTCTGCATGTGTTGGTGTCCACCAAGGCTTTCGGAATGGGCATGGACATTCCCAACATCCATTTTCTGGCTCATCTGGAGATGCCCACAACCCTTGAGGATTACTTGCAGGAAATCGGACGAGCCGGCCGGGATCGAAACAGGCTGAAGGAAGCGGGATACTCGGCAGATAACCCGATCCGCTGCCTTTTGTATTACAGTCAAGATGAAATCAATCGTTCCAGAGGTTTTCTGCGTAGCGGACGCCTTCTCTGGAACAGTCTTCAGGATGTTCAGAACAGTCTGTTCAAGTTGTGTCGACTTGTGCGTGGCAATCTTCGAACAGGACTTCTGGTCATTCCGCTGGAAGCCGCCAAGTTCGATGGCCTGAATGACTTGACAGACGGCCAATTGCGCATGGCACTTCATTGGCTCGAGGCGTTGAAGCGAATTCGCCTTGGACACTTTGTGCCGCCCTACCTCTCCTTTCGCCTGGGAGTTTTCCCTGATGCTAGTGACACAGCTCCCGGCGCGGTCCTGTCAAGGCGAGTACGGGAACTGGCACGTGGGAATGAAACCGCCCAGGTGGACTCAAACGAGCTGCTCAAGGTGCTCAGAGCCAAAGATCTTGACACTGTGTTCTCTGCAATCCGAGAGGCCGAGTCCCGTCAATATCTCTTGTCGCTCGATGAAGTGCAGCTTCGCGTGGATTCGCAATTCGGCCCGGATGAGATCGAGTGGTGCGTGAAACACGGGCGTCTGCCCTTCCGCGTGACCGCGCGTCTCCACTTTGCCAGAGAGTTGATTCAAGGGATGATCACCAGAGATCTGGAGCTTGTCCGATCGGAGATGCAGCAACGCATCAGAGACTTCATCAATTCAGAGATGGAAGGACAGTCCACAGGATGGCTGATTGGGTCAAGACGGGAAGATCTGGCAAGGCGGCGCGAGCTGTGGAGTGATTTCCAACGCCGAACCGTTGAAGGGCAACTGCGACCACTCCATCGTATCCTGCGGCATGATGGAGGAGTCCGCATCGAATCACGCTTTGATCTGACATTGGGTGTCGTACAGACATTCAGGAGATTGAAGAACGATGCAGGGAAAGCGCTAAGCAGACTTGAGCACCTTTGCATGCTGTTGCTGGCACACGCAACCGAATCCACTCGAAAGGGCAAACCCGTCAGACTTTCTGCTTTGATGGCCGATCTCGATTGCAGCCTTGGGGAGCTTGATTCGGCCATGGGTGTGCTCCATGCGTGTGGAGTTCTGGTCAATGACAGTCTTCTGGGGCGCAGTATTGAATTGGAGATCACGACTACCCGAAGACTCAATCAACCATTGCTGAATGACCGGAATGTGAAACGGGATTTCAGGGAGCATCAGCGATTGGGTGAGCTCCGACTGGCCAGTCTGGATCTAGCTTCGCATCTGGACTCATCACAGCAGAGGGATCTCTTTTCCAGGTTCTTCGCTTGCTCGAAATCTGAAGAAATCGAAACGCTCCTGAGAGATTTTCTGGATGATCATTCAAATCGAGACCGCTGGAAGAACTCCGGCGAACTGGAAGAAACGGAACGGATCCTCCAGGAAGTCAAGCAACAGGGATTGAAAACCGGACTTGAAGATCTGGACGAGAACCAACGTCGAGCGGTGCTGCAGGATCCTTCCACCCATGTGCTGCTGTCGGCTGGTCCGGGAAGTGGCAAGACTCATCTGTTGGTACATCGCTGTGCGTGGCTGTTGCTGGAGAAGGAACTTCGCCCCTCCCAACTGCTGGTGTTGGCCTACAATCGCGCCGTGGCCCTCGAATTGCGAAGTCGACTGCGGCAATTGTTTCACAATCTGGGAATCCGGGGGGAAGGTGAACGCGTTCCTGTGCTGACTTTGCATTCCTGGGCTGCCCGGACACTGCGTGGCCGAACGCGATTCATGCCTTTGGATGAGTTCCATGCTGCACTGAATGAGCTCGAGATCGTACACCCGGAGTGGATCGAAATCTGGACACGCTCAAGAACGGGAACCAAAGCGAGGCGGCCAATTCTTCGAAGAATTCCTGAAGGGTACATGGTCAGGGAGGATCTGCTGATCACGCGCGAACATCCTGATGACCCCGGGAAATCGGTCGAAGGAGTTCGCTTGCCCCTGGAGATGTGGATTTCCTGGGCAGCCTGGCTGCTGGAGTCCACACCGGGGCTGACAAAACCTCAACATGTACTGCTGGATGAAGTACAGGATCTGAATCGGGAGCGCCTTGATCTCGTGCGTTCCCTGGTACCAGACCGCTCAGTGTCCCTGTTTGCTGTCGGTGATCCTGATCAGTCGATATATGGATATGAACGGCGGATTGATGGCGATCCAATGGACCCCATTCACTTCCTGAATCTGTTGGTGGAGCATCTGGAACAGGAGGGTGGCCAGGTTTCACGGTTGACTCTCAGGAGAAACCACCGCAGCACAGCTCCAATTCTTGAGGAGGCACATCGCTTTCAGGCCATAAGTGGGGAGAAGCGTCAGACTTCAAAAGTTGCGGGCGGAATGCCTGTGCGCCAGATTCAGGTTGAATCGGAATGGTTGCCAGCTCTTGTGGATTCAGTGTTCCAGTTGGTGATCGGGGAGAACAGGCGTTTGGTCACTGATTCACGGGATCGCATCGGTGTGCTTTTCCGGACCAATGGCGAGTTGCTGTTGGCCCAGCAGGCTCTGCTGAAGGATGAACGCTTCCAGAACCTGATGCAGATGAAAGCTGTCCGTGTGATCACTGACAGGCACTATGAGCATTTTTATGGCTTCCGGGAGTGGCTTCTTGTGCGGGAAGCTCTTGGGCGCTTGCCGGAGTATGTGAGACCGGATCTTGTTCTGCCTCAACTTGAAATCCTTCGGCAGGAATTCAGAAAACTGCCAGGCCGATGGAACACCTGGGCGTTCAATGCAGGGGTGGCCTTGGCGAGGCTACTGATTGAAGACAGGCCGAACGACGTGTCTCGTGAAGAGTATCTCGCCGAATTGGACGATCTGGTACACGAACCCGCATCCATGTTGCAAGCATTGACCGGTACAGGTCACAAGGGGACGTCCAAAGCACGGCCCACGACCATCGTGTCCTTGAGCACGATCCATCGAGCCAAGGGTCTGCAATTCGACAAGGTGATTCTGGCGCCCACGCACCATGAACTGACCTTGATGGAGGAGGACAGGGAGGAAGAACGTCGAATCCAGTACGTGGCACGCACACGGGCAGCCAGAAATCTTGTGATCATCAAAGGACCACGTGAGCGAGCCTTCGAGGAGAACCAGTGCTATCGCAACCCATTGCCTCAGGTCCTTGTACTGGACTCGGCGGAGAAGATCTATCTGTCTGGCATGGTACACGAGAAAGCCTTTTCAACCGTGGAAGGGCTGGAAGACCACCAGCGATTTCTGCATGAAGAAGTGCGATTCGAAGCCCCATTGCTGCTTGTTGGCAATCAACTGCGCCTGGTTCAGGCGGAAGGTTTTCAACGTGTGGTGGGACTGATTTCCCAAGCCTTCCAGAAGAACATTCTGAAACACCTCTCCTGCCTTGGACTGCCATCGTTCACTCCAATGAGCGGACTGTCGGTGGGCTCCGTGATCCGTCGGGAGTTGACGGAGGACGAGCTCAAGTTCCGGATTCATCCTTGGATTCAGGCTCGAGGATTCTACTGGTATGTGATGCCCGATGGCTTTCTCGAGCCTGTCCCCATCAAGGATTCCGACGATTCATTGGCGGCGAATGCTTGAAACACTTCTTCCGACTTTCACATGTGATCTTTTCTGACAAGCGCCCCGGAAATGCCGGGGTGCTTTCATACTGTGCTATCGCAGCCCCGACGGGTTGGGTTCTGGTCACCTTGTCTCACCCGTCCCGGCTCAATCAGGTCGTCCAGAAAAGTTCTCCCGGAATGTGACATCACCTGAATCTGGCCGGCGGCAGGCAGCTTTCCGCGACCACTCGATGAATTTGCTGCGCTCCTGTGATACTCAGATCAATCGTGTCGCCCATCATGCTGCCGAGCAGGGTCTCTGGCGATGGCAGGAACATGGTAGACCACCCGAGGCGGAACGTCATGTACCGCATGTGCGGACCGTTGCGGGATGTGAGGTCGTGGGTGTGCGCATCAGTCAGGTACTTCGCAGGCGAATGTGCACGTCATGTTCGTCGGCTGGTGCCAGGCACCCGGACCCATTGAGCAGAACCGGCCGCTCCCATGTGAGGAGCGGCCGGTTCGCTGCATCAATGGTCAGGACCTAACGGCAACCACCCGAGCGGGCCGTGGCTACGGGAATCTCGGCCGTGGCGTAGAAGAACAGGCGATCGGGCAGGGCGCTGCGGGGCAGGTCCAGCCAGCTGTCTGTGGTGTTGGCGATCAGGGTCCCCATGGCATTGATCGGCCAACCGGGCTCGGGGCTGCTGTACAGATTGTAACTCAGCGCGCCGACCACGGGACACCATTCGAAGTGGAAGGAATCCGCCGCGGCGTGGTAGTCAATCGAGATTCGCAGCACATTCACTTCGCTTGCGGGCAGATAGGTCACCAGGCCCTTGGCGGGGTCGTCCACCTCATCCCAGATCCGGTCGGAGGGGGTGAAACCGTCCGAGGTGCACCAGCCGTTGTAGCGGGCGTCCACATCGCCGGCCCCATTGTTGTAGAGGTACCAGGTGCTGTTGCCGAGGAAACTGTTCGAGAGCGCCAGGCTGTTGCCGATGGTCGTGGTGGCGCT from Candidatus Delongbacteria bacterium encodes:
- a CDS encoding UvrD-helicase domain-containing protein, which translates into the protein MIEHPTHRPDPIPDHLRIEVLRVDHRTEPSLEILHSRLKGVETPIRTPAHLLHRLDHVCDRLGANFNPATSRALLFARTRAHTMAFAELLRAMFSSRNMRLLVAAFHAGLSSEERLELYEQFLDGRLHVLVSTKAFGMGMDIPNIHFLAHLEMPTTLEDYLQEIGRAGRDRNRLKEAGYSADNPIRCLLYYSQDEINRSRGFLRSGRLLWNSLQDVQNSLFKLCRLVRGNLRTGLLVIPLEAAKFDGLNDLTDGQLRMALHWLEALKRIRLGHFVPPYLSFRLGVFPDASDTAPGAVLSRRVRELARGNETAQVDSNELLKVLRAKDLDTVFSAIREAESRQYLLSLDEVQLRVDSQFGPDEIEWCVKHGRLPFRVTARLHFARELIQGMITRDLELVRSEMQQRIRDFINSEMEGQSTGWLIGSRREDLARRRELWSDFQRRTVEGQLRPLHRILRHDGGVRIESRFDLTLGVVQTFRRLKNDAGKALSRLEHLCMLLLAHATESTRKGKPVRLSALMADLDCSLGELDSAMGVLHACGVLVNDSLLGRSIELEITTTRRLNQPLLNDRNVKRDFREHQRLGELRLASLDLASHLDSSQQRDLFSRFFACSKSEEIETLLRDFLDDHSNRDRWKNSGELEETERILQEVKQQGLKTGLEDLDENQRRAVLQDPSTHVLLSAGPGSGKTHLLVHRCAWLLLEKELRPSQLLVLAYNRAVALELRSRLRQLFHNLGIRGEGERVPVLTLHSWAARTLRGRTRFMPLDEFHAALNELEIVHPEWIEIWTRSRTGTKARRPILRRIPEGYMVREDLLITREHPDDPGKSVEGVRLPLEMWISWAAWLLESTPGLTKPQHVLLDEVQDLNRERLDLVRSLVPDRSVSLFAVGDPDQSIYGYERRIDGDPMDPIHFLNLLVEHLEQEGGQVSRLTLRRNHRSTAPILEEAHRFQAISGEKRQTSKVAGGMPVRQIQVESEWLPALVDSVFQLVIGENRRLVTDSRDRIGVLFRTNGELLLAQQALLKDERFQNLMQMKAVRVITDRHYEHFYGFREWLLVREALGRLPEYVRPDLVLPQLEILRQEFRKLPGRWNTWAFNAGVALARLLIEDRPNDVSREEYLAELDDLVHEPASMLQALTGTGHKGTSKARPTTIVSLSTIHRAKGLQFDKVILAPTHHELTLMEEDREEERRIQYVARTRAARNLVIIKGPRERAFEENQCYRNPLPQVLVLDSAEKIYLSGMVHEKAFSTVEGLEDHQRFLHEEVRFEAPLLLVGNQLRLVQAEGFQRVVGLISQAFQKNILKHLSCLGLPSFTPMSGLSVGSVIRRELTEDELKFRIHPWIQARGFYWYVMPDGFLEPVPIKDSDDSLAANA